The DNA window ACGAGAAGGACCTCGGACAGTTCTACGCGAACCGCACGATCCTCAAGCGCGAGGTCGTGCCCGAGAACGTCGCCGACGCGGTCTACGTGCTGACCGGCCCCGAGCTGAGCCGCACCACGGGACTGCACATCCCCGTCGACTCCGGCGTGGCCGCAGCCTTCCTCCGATGACGGCCAGCGCGGTCCGCGCGGTCGCGGCGGTCGACCTCGGGGCCACCAGCGGCCGCGTGATGATCGGCCGATTCGACGGGGGGATGCTGCGGCTCGAGCCGGTCGCGCGGTTCCCGAACGGACCCGTGGCGGGCCAGGACGGCCTCCACTGGGACTTCTCAGCGCTGTACGGGCACATCCTCGACGGCCTCCGGCTCGCGCTCGAGCGCGAGCCGGCGCTGGAGAGCGTCGGGATCGACTCGTGGGCCGTCGACTACGGCCTGATCCGCGACGGCGCCCTCGTCGCCGAGCCGTTCCACTACCGCGACGACCGCACCGCCCGCGGCGTCGAGGCGGTGCACGCGGTCGCACCGTTCGACGAGCTCTACCCCCGGAACGGTCTGCAGTTCCTGCCGTTCAACACGCTCTACCAGTTCGCCGCGGACGACCGGCTGACAGGCTCCGACGTCGCGCTCCTCATCCCCGACCTCGTCGCCTTCCTGCTGACGGGCCGTCGCGGGGCCGAGCGCACGAACGCCTCGACGACCGGGCTGCTCGACGTCCGCACCGGTGCGTGGGACCTCGGCCTCGCCGCGCGGCTGGGCATCCCCGCATCCGTCCTCCCGGCGATCGTCGATCCCGGCACGCACATCGGCGACGTCTCCGGCGTCGCGGCGACGCACGTCGGCGCGGTACTGCCGGTGATCGCCGTGGGCTCGCACGACACCGCCTCGGCGGTGGCCGCCGTCCCCCTGAGCTCTCCGGATGCCGCATACATCTCCTGCGGCACGTGGGGCCTCGTCGGCCTCGAACTGGACGCGCCGGTGCTCAGCGACGCCGCCCGCGCGGCGAACTTCACGAACGAGGGCGGCGTCGACGGGCGCGTGCGCTTCCTCCACAACGTCACGGGCCTGTGGCTGCTCAGCGAGACCGTCCGCGCGTGGGAGGACGAGGACGGCTCCCCTGTCGCGCTTCCGGAGCTGCTGGATGCCGCGGCCGCCGTCACCGGCGACGTGCCGCTCTTCGACGCCGACGACCCGCGCCTCGCCGCCCCCGGCGACATGCCGGCGCGCATCGGTGCGGTGCTGGCGGAGGCGGGGTCACCCATTCCCGCTACCCGCCCCGGGCTCGCCCGCACGATCGTCGAGAGCATCGCGCAGGCCTTCGCCGACGCACTGGCGACCGCGGCGCTCCTGACCGGGCGCGAGCTCGACGCGGTGCACCTGGTCGGCGGCGGATCGCTGAACCGGCTGCTCTGCCAGGCGACCGCCGACCGCTCCGGGCTGCCGGTGCTCGCCGGGCCCGTCGAGGCCACCGCGCTGGGCAACGTCCTGGTGCAGGGGCGGGCGCAGGGCTGGTTCGGCCCCGATGCGACGCTGGAGGACCTCCGTGCGGTGGTCACGGCATCCGTCTCGCTCGTCCGCTACGAGCCGCGCGGCTGAGAGCCGCCCTCAGGCGAGCGGAGGTGAGCCGCGCACGCGAAGAGCCCGGCCGGATCGTGATCCGGCCGGGCTCTCGTGCGTCAGCGACTCAGAAGTCGAACTCGCCGATGTTGTCGGCGTCGAAGACGAACGGGTCTCCGAGGAGCACCGATCCGCCCTCGCCGACGGTGAAGCTGCCGAGCTTGCCGGCCTCGAAGGTGTCGCCCTCCGCGCCGGTGATCTCGCCGGTGATGAGCGCCTGCGTCGCGAAGGCGGCCAGGTAGCCGAGGTCGGCGGGGTTCCACAGCGCGAACGCGGTGACGGTGCCGTCCTCGACGTACTCGCGCATCTGGTTCGGGGTGCCGAGGCCGGTCAACGCGACCTTGCCCTTGTACTCCGACGTCGACAGGTAGCGGCCGGCGGCGGCGATGCCGACCGTGGTCGGCGAGACGATGCCCTTGAGCTGCGGGTAGGTCTGCAGCAGCGCCGCCGTCTTGTCGAACGAGGTCTGGTCGTCATCGTCGCCGTAGACGACCTCGACGAGCTCGATGTCCGGGTGGCTGTCGGCCAGCTCGGTCTTCATGAGCTCGATCCACGCGTTCTGGTTGGTCGCGTTGGCCGAGGCCGACAGCACGGCGATCTGACCGGCGTCGCCGATCTGCTCGGCGATCAGGTCGACCTGCACCTTCGCGATGCCCTCGCTGGTGGCCTGGTTGATGAACAGGTCACGGCAGTCGGGGTTCGTGTCGGAGTCGAACGTGACGACCTTGACGTCGGCCGAGCGCGCCTCGTCGAGAGCGTCGCACAGTGCTTCGGGGTCGTTGGCCGACACGATGAGTCCGCCGGTGCCCTGCTGGGCCGCGGTCTGGATGTACTGCACCTGAGACGTCGGCGACGCCTCAGAGGGGCCGACCTCGTCGAACGTGCCGCCGAACTCCTTCGCGGCGTCCTCGGCACCGCCGGTGGAGGTGTCGAAGTAGGGGTTGCCGAGGTTCTTGGGCAGCATCGTGATCGACAGGTTGGCGTCTCCGCCGCCGGCATCGCCGCCGCCGCTGGCGGTGCCGCCTCCGCCACCGGCGCAGCCGGCGGCGACCAGGGTCACGCCCAGGGTGAGGGCTGCGGCGATGCCTGCGCGCCGCGTGCGCTTCATTCCGAACATCATTGTTTCCTTCCTTGGTGCGAGTGGCTCGCGTGTGGGTATTACGGGTTCGTGGATGCCGCGGCTGCGCTGCGACGGCCCTTGCGGCGTCCGACGGCGGCGACGCGTCGTCGGTGCAGCCAGGCCAGCACGCTCGCGGAGACCACGGACACAATCAGCAGGACGCCGGTGATGACGTTGATGATGTCGCTGGTGACGCCGGCCAGTCGGAGGGCGCTGCCGAGCGTCCCGATGAGGAGGACGCCGGCGATCACGCCGTGCAGGGCGCCGCGTCCGCCGAAGATCGACACCCCGCCCAGCAGGACGGCCGCGATGATCTGCAGCTCCATGCCCGTCGCGTTGTCGCCGCGCGCGTTGGAGTAGAGCAGCGTGAAGTAGACGCCCGCGAAGCCGGACATCGCGCCGGACATGACGAACAGCAGGAACTTCGTGCGTCCGACGTCGATGCCGGAGAACTGCGCGGCCTCCTTGTTCAGGCCGATCGCGTATAGCGAGCGGCCGAAGGGGGTGAAGTGCAGCATCACCGCGAACACGATCGCGAGCACCGCGAAGGGCACGATGATGACCGGGATCGGCGTTCCGGGGATGTTGGCCTTCGCGAGGTCGGTCCACTCCTCCGGGAACTCCGTGATGGCCGTGGTGCCCAGGAGGCCGACCGCGATGCCGCGGAACAGCGCCAGCGTGCCGATGGTGACCGCGAGCGAGGGCAGACCGACCACGGTGACGAGGAAGCCGTTGAACGCTCCGGCGACGGTGCCGACGAGGATCGCGACGACGGCCGCGACCGGGAAGGGGAGCCCCGCCTGGGTGAGGAGGCCCGTCATGACGCTCGACAGGCCCACGATCGAGGCGACGGAGAGGTCGATCTCCTCGGTGATGATGATGAGCGTCATCGGCAGGGCGATGAGCAGGATCGGGGCGACGTCGCGCAGCAGGTAGGTGACCGTGAGGGGGCTGTCGAAGTTCCTGACGGAGGCCAGGGCGACGATGACGACGATGAGCAGCAGCGCGATGATCGCCGACTCGCGCGTCAGCAGCACGCGGCGCCATGCCGGACGCGCGTGGGCGCGGTAGTCGCGCGTGGGCAGATTCTCGGTCAGGGTGGTCATCGTCCCTCCTCCCGTTGTGCGATGAGTCGTCGGTGCTGCCGGACCGCGAGGATGCGGTCGAGAACGATCGAGCCGATGATGAGCACGCCCACCACGGCGCGCTGCCAGAAGTCGTCGATGCCGAGGATCGGGAGGGCGCGGTTGATGGTCAGCAGGAGGAAGGCGCCGATGGCGGCCCCCCACACCGTGCCCACTCCGCCGGAGATGGCGACACCGCCGATCACCGCGGCGCCGATGGCCTGCAGCTCCCACCCGGTGCCGGCCGACGAGCTGACCGTTCCGTAGCGCGCGGCGTACAGCACCCCGGCGAGGCCCGACAGCGCACCTGACACCACGAACGCGGTGATGATGCGGCGGGTGACCTTCAGCCCGTAGAGGTGGGCGGCGGCGGGGTCGGAGCCGATCGCGTAGAACTCGCGTCCGCTGCGCATGTTGCGCAGGTACCAGGCGGCGACGATGAGCACGACGACCGCGATCAGCGTGAGGATCGGGATGCCGAGCAGCTGATCGGTGCCGAGCCCGCGGAATTCGCGTGGCAGGTCGGAGGCGTTGATGCGGTCCGAGCCGGTCCAGGCGACGTTGAGGCCCCGGTAGATGTAGAGCGTGCCCAGGGTGATCACGAGGGCCGGGACCTTCGCCCAGGCGACCAGCAGGCCGTTGATCGCGCCGAGCAGGGCGCCGAGGATGACGCCGGCGACGAAGACGAGGATGACCGGGATGCCCTCCAGGTCGATGAACAGCCGACCCGTCAGGTAGGCGGTGAGCCCGACGATCGACCCGACCGAGAGATCGACGTTGCGCGTGATCACCACGATCGCCTGTCCGACGGCGACGAGGAGCAGCAGCGACGGGGTCAGAAGGAGGTCGCGGAAGCCGTCGTTCGAGAACACGAACGAGGAGTTGGCGGCGGTCGCGGCGACCACGACGAGCACGAGGGCGAGCGCGATGCCGGTCTCGCGAGTGGTCGCGATGCCGCGCACCATCCGCGCCGCGCGGCTGGTGCCCGGCCGGACCGGTGTCGTGACGGCGCTCATGCCGCGGCCTCCGCATCGGCGGTCGCGGCGAACATGACGGCCTCGGGGGTGGCCTCGGCGCGCGGGAACTCGCCCGTCAGCCGGCCCTCCCGCATGACCAGGACGCGATCGGCCATGCCGAGGACCTCCGGGAGTTCGGACGAGATCATGAGGATCGCGAGTCCCTGCTGGGCGAGCTCGCTGAGGAGACGGTGCACCTCGGACTTGGTGCCGACGTCGATGCCGCGGGTGGGCTCGTCGACGATCAGGACGGTCGGCTCGGTGGCGAGCCACTTGCCGATGACGACCTTCTGCTGATTGCCGCCCGACAGGGTGCCGGTCTCCGCGTCCAGCGCGGCGGTCTTCACCTCCAGGCGGGAGGCCCACACCTCGGCGGCCTGATTCTCCCGCGCGCCCCAGATGAGACCCCAGGTCGACAGCTTCGAGCGGATGGCGAGCGTCATGTTGCGCGAGACGCCGTCCTCGAGCACGAGCCCCTGCTTGCGACGGTCCTCCGGGACGAGGGCGATCCCCCGCGCGGTGGCCTTGCGCGGATCGCCCTTGGGCAGGAGTGCGCCGTGGAGCGTCACGGAGCCCGACTCGTAGGGGTCGACTCCGAAGATCGCACGGGCGACCTCGCTGCGCCCGGCGCCGACCAGACCCGCCAGACCGACGATCTCACCGGCGCGGAGCGTGAAGGAGATGTCGTTGAAGACGCCGCGGCGGGTGAGTCCGTCCACGGCGAGGACGACATCGCCGATCTCTGCCGAGAGCTTGGGGTACAGCTCGGTCACGTCACGGCCGACCATCTGGCGCACGAGCTCGTCGACGCTCGTGTCGGCGATGGAGGTGGTGTCGACGTAGGAGCCGTCGCGCATCACGGTGACGGTGTCGCACAGGGCGAAGACCTCGTCGAAGCGGTGGGAGATGAACAGCAGCGCACGCCCCTCGTCGCGCAGGCTGCGCGCGACCGCGAACAGCCGCTCGACCTCGACACCCGACAGGGCGGCGGTCGGCTCGTCCATGATGAGCACGCGCGCGTCCAGGGAGATGGCCTTCGCGATCTCGATGATCTGCTGATCGGCGATCGACAGACCCTCGGTGATGCGATCCGGGTCGAGTCCCACGCCGAGGCGCTGGAAGATCTCCGCGGCCTCGGCGCGCATGGCCTTGCGGTCGATGCGGCCCATCCGGTTGGCGGGCTGGCGACCCATGAAGATGTTCTCGGTGACCGACAGATCTGGGAAGAGCGTGGGCTCCTGGTAGATCACGGCGATGCCGGCGGCCTTGGACTGCGCAGTGCTGGTGAAGTCGACGGATGCGCCCTCCAGGAGGAACTCGCCGGCGTCGCGGCGGTAGAGCCCGGCGATGATCTTGACGAGCGTCGACTTGCCGGCGCCGTTCTCGCCGATGAGGGCGTGGATGGATCCGCGGTCGAGCGTGAGGCTGCCGGAGCGGAGCGCGACGACCGCCCCGAAGGACTTCACCACGCGGGACAGCACCAGAGCATGCTGCGCATCCTGGGGATCGGCGTCGAGGGCCACGGCCACTCCTCCTCGTTGAGGTCCGACTCGATCGCTCGAGTGGTTGAAGACATCTGAATCGATTCAGGTCGATTTCAGGCTACTCTATGGATGCCGGAACAGGCGGTCAAGTCGATGAGCGACAGTGATCCAATCGTGATCCAACGACGGATGGGAGGTGCCCGTGGCGGTCAGCATCCGCGATGTCGCACAGCTCGCCGGCGTCTCCGTGGGCACCGTCTCGAACGTCCTCAATCGCCCCGAGGAGGTCTCCGCCGACTCGGTCGAGCGGGTCACGAAAGCCATCGACGAACTCGGCTACGTGCGCAACGAGGCGGCCAGGAAGCTCCGGGCGGGCGTGTCCTCCACCGTCGGATTCGTCGTCCTCAACGGCCAGAACCCGTTCTACAACGACGTCGTGCGCGGAGCGGAGGACGAGGCGACGAAATCGAGCATCGCGATCCTCTACGGCAACACCGACGAGGACGTCGCGCGGGAGAAGCTCTACATCGACCTCTTCCAGGACCAGCAGGTGCGCGGGCTGCTGATCGCGCCCTACGGCGACGTGACCTCCCGTCTGCAGAGCCTGCGCGCTGCGGGGATCGCCACTGTGCTCGTCGACCGCTTCAGCGGCGACGGCCGGTTCTCCTCGGTCTCCGTGGACAGCGTGGCGGGCGGGCGTCTGGCCGTCGAGCACCTCATCGCGACCGGACGCCGACGGATCGCCTTCGTCGGCGGGCCGTTCGACATGCGCCAGGTGACCGATCGACTCGCCGGAGCGCGTGCTGCGGCCGAGAATGCCGGCGATCAGGTCGACCTCGAAGTGGTCGCGACCTCCGCGATGACCGTCGACGAGGGGTCCTCCGCGGGCGCCCGCATCCTCGCCCGTCATCCCCGCGACTGGCCCGACGCGCTCTTCGCGTCGAACGACCTGCTCGCCCTCGGGCTCCTGCAGGCGATCGTCGTCGACGGCCGCGCGCGCGTGCCGGCCGACATCGCCATCATCGGCTTCGACGACATCCCCTTCGCGGGCGCGGCCGCCGTGCCGCTGTCCTCCATCCGCCAGCCCAGCCGGATGATCGGCCGCACCGCGCTGCGCATCCTCATGGAGGAGGCCGCCGATCCCGACAGCATCCCCCGCCAGACGGTGTTCCCGCCGGAGCTCATCGTGCGGGCCTCCACCAGCGGCGCCTGAGGGTCGATGAGACCCCGAGACCCTCAGAGCCCGCCGGCGCGCAGCGACAGCCAGTCGGCGTGACGGGCGCGGAACGCCGCCCGCTCCCCCTCGTCGACGAAGAACACGTCGGCCCCGAGGTCGTACGGCGCGTACAGACGGCGACGCTCGGGGTCGGCCAGCACGAACAGCGCCCGGCCGTCGAGGGCGAGCCCGAGCAGGTCGTCGAGCGTGGTCGCCCCGACCTCGGCGACGAACAGGTCCGCGGCGACGCCGGCGCCGCCCGCGTCTTCGGACTCGATCGGGCGCCACGGCTCCGCCTCGGGCAGATGCACCGCCGTCCACCCGGCGGCGCCGTCGCGCGCCGGCCAGTCCTCGGCGATCACGGTGACCCAGGAGTGCTCGCCGAACAGCTCGGCGATGACGACGCGGTGACGGCGCAGCATCCCGACCCGTCCCTCGCCGTCGCCGAGCTCCGTGCGCATGCGCACCCAGCGATCGCGCGCGCCGGCACGGAGGCGGTCCCCCATCGGGAGCGCCTCGGGCCACGCGGGGCGCCGGCCGCGCTCGAGCTCCGCCGATGTCATCGGCTCGAGTAGCCGCCGTCGATCGGCAGCGAGACACCGGAGATCATCGCGGCGCCGTCGCTCAGGAGGAACACGATCGGCGCGGCGATGTCGTCCTCCGTGGCCCAGCGGTGCAGGGGCATCGCGTCGAGGAAGGGGCCCTCGATCTCGGGGCGCCCCCAGTACCAGGCCGACATGGGCGTCATGACGACGGTCGGGTTCACGCTGTTGACGCGGATGCCGTGACCGCCGAGCTCCAGCGCCGAGACGCGCGTGATGTTGTCCAGCGCCGCCTTCGACGAGCCGTACGAGATGTGGCCGCTCAGGGCGACGAGGCTCGCCTGGCTCGAGACGTTGACGATCGCGCCGCCCGTGCCGAGGCGCACCATCTCGCGCGACGCGTACTTCGTCACGAGGAGCGAGCCGCGCGCGTTGATGCTCATCACCTTGTCGAAGACGGCGATGTCGGTGTCCATGGGCGTGGCGATCTCGCCGCCCCAGCCGCCGCAGTTGACGACGCCGTAGAGGTCGCGGCCCTCGATCGCCGCGCGGATCTCGTCCTCGGACTCGAGATCGAACACGATCGGCTCCGCACCGGTCTCGGCGGCGATCTGCTCGACGCTGTCGGCGGTGCGCCCGGCGGCGAGCACGTCCGCCCCCGCGGCCACGAGATGGCGCACGGTCGCTCCGCCGATCCCGCCCCCCGCGCCGGTGACGAGGATGGTGCGGCCGTGGAATTCGCTCATGGGACGTGCTCTCTTCTCGACGATGAAAGGATGCTGCGCCGTCGGGGATCCGCAGGAGGAGCCGTGGCCGCGCGTTGACATGCTACCCGCAGAAACACGCTCATGTCGCCGGTGTCATGGTGCGGATAACAAGGTGCTTGACACCGGTGACATGCACGGTCTACGTTTCAGGGAGATCTTCCCGGGGGCCAGGCTCCCGCACCCGCTTCACAGACGCAGCGATCGACGTTGTCGTCGGCACCCCAGAGGAAACCATGATCCGCCCCGACGAGACCTCCCGCATCATCGATGCGGACCTGGCCACACTCGTCCAGCGCGCACGGATGATCGCCGCGGCAGGCGGTCGGAAGGTCCTCGGCATCACCGGCACCCCTGGGGCCGGCAAGTCCACCGTGTGCGCGGCACTTCAGGACGCCCTCGGCGATGCGGCCGTGCTCGTCGGCATGGACGGCTTCCACCTCGCCAACGCCGAGCTCATGCGCCTCGGACGGCGCGACCGCAAGGGCGCCCCCGACACCTTCGACGTGCCGGGCTACGTGTCGCTCCTGCGCCGCCTGCGCGCCGCGGACGAGCCCGTCGTCTACGCCCCCTTCTTCGACCGCTCCCTCGAGGAGTCGATCGGCTCCGCGATCGCCGTTCCCGCCCGCGTCCCCCTCGTGATCACGGAGGGCAACTACCTCCTCCACGATGAGGACGGATGGGATGCCGTCGCTCCCCTCCTCGACGAGTCCTGGTTCCTCGACGTCGAGGTCGACGAGCGCCGCCGCCGCCTGGTGGCGCGCCGCGAGTCGTACGGCCACCCCTCGGACGCCGCCGCGGCCTGGGTCGACGACGTCGACGAGCCCAACGCCCGAGTCGTCGAACCCGCGCGCGAGCGCGCCGACCTCGTCGTGCGCGTCACGATCTCCACCCCTTCCCCGCAGCACACCACACAAGGAGTCCGCTCATGAGCACCCCACCCGTCCCCGTCCTCCAGGCGCGGGGTCTGTCTCGTCAGTTCGGGCATGTGCGGGCGTTGAACGAGGTCGACTTCGAGGTCTACCCCGGCGAGGTCACCGCCCTCATCGGCGACAACGGCGCCGGCAAATCCACCCTCGTCAAAGCCCTCTCCGGCAACCTCGCCGTCGACTCCGGCACGATCCTGTTCGACGGACAGGAAGTGGACATGTCCACCCCATCAGCCGTGTCCGCGCTCGGCATCGAGACCGTCTACCAGGACCTCGCCCTCGCCCCCCACCTCGACCCCGTCCAGAACATGTACCTCGGCCGCGAACTGCGCCGCCAGGGCCTGGGCGGCGCACTCGGCTTCATGAAGACCAAAGACATGGCCGCCGCATCCCGCGCCGCGTTCGACGACCTCGGCGCCACCGTCCGCTCCCTCACCTCCCCCGTCGGAGAGATGTCCGGCGGACAACGCCAAGCCATCGCCATCGCCCGCGCCGTGCACTGGGCCTCCCGCGTCGTGTTCCTCGACGAACCCACCGCCGCCCTCGGCGTCCGCCAGACCAAGAACGTCCTGGACACCATCCGCCGCGTCAGCGACAAAGGCATCGCCGTCGTGTTCATCTCCCACTCCATGCCCCACGTCATCGACGTCTCCGACCGCATCCAAGTCCTCCGACTCGGCACCCGCGTCGCCAACATCAACGCCGCAGACACCTCGATGGAAGAACTCGTCGGACTCATGACCGGAGCCGTCACCAAGGAGACCCAGCCGTGAGCACCTCGACCTCCCGTCCCTCCAGCACCACGCCCGCGACGGAGACCGTCGCCATCGGCACCTTCGACGAGCCCAAGACCGGCGTCGTCCGCGGACTGCTGCGCGCCCAGGCCTTCCAGATCTTCCTCGTGCTGCTGGCCATCATCATCGTCTTCAGCGCCCTGGCGCCGGACACGTTCGCCCAGTGGTCGAACTTCCGGCTCATCATCCAGAACGCGTCGATCCTGGCCGTGCTCGCCGTGGGCATGACCTACGTCATCACGACGGCCGGCATCGACCTGTCGATCGGCTCGGTGCTCGTCTTCTCCGGCGTCGTCGCGGCCATCACGATGCGCGCCCTCGGCGGAGAGGGCTGGGGCGTCGCGGCGATCGGCATCGTCGTGTCGATCCTGTCCGGGCTGTTCTGGGGCCTGTTCAACGGCTTCCTCATCGCCAAGGGCAAGATCCCGCCGCTCATCGTCACGCTGGGAACCCTCGGCATCACCCTCGGCCTGGCGCAGATCATCACGGGCGGCATCGACGTCCGTGAGGTTCCCGCAGTGCTCACCGACTCGATCGGCTACGGCAACATCTTCGGCACCGTCCCGATGATCTCCGTGATCGCGCTGGTGGTCATCGTCTTCGGCGCCGTCATGCTGCGGTTCACCCGCTTCGGCCTCTACACGCTGGCGGTGGGCTCGAGCGAGATCGCCGCCCGCCGCGTCGGCGTGAAGGTGGACAGCCAGCTGATCCGCGTCTACATGCTCTCCGGCGGACTGGCCGGCCTCGCCGGCATCCTGTCGCTCTCGCAGTTCTCGACCACGGCGATCGCCGGCCAGTCGCAGACGAACCTCAACGTCATCGCCGGTGTCGTCATCGGCGGCACCTCGCTGTTCGGCGGCGTCGGCACCATCCTGGGCACGGTCGTCGGACTCTTCATCCCGGCCGTCCTGCAGAACGGGTTCGTCATCACGGGCGTGCAGCCCTTCTGGCAGCAGGTCGCCGTCGGCGCCGTGCTCATCACGGCCGTGTACGTCGACCAGGTCCGCCGTTCCAGCGCCATGCGGGGCAACCCGCAGGGCCTGTGGAAGAAGTTCGTCAGCGGCGGTCGCCGCGGCTGACACAGCAGCCCTCCCCACCAAGCCCTACCAACAAGAGAAGTGGAATCACGATGAAGTGGAACAAGAAGGTCCTGGCCGTCGCGGTGCTGGGCGCATCAGCGTCCCTCGCCCTGGCCGGCTGCGCGGGCGGCTCGACGGGCGGCGGTTCCTCCGCCGGTGCCGGCGGGTCCGACGGGTACAAGATCGCGTTCGTGCAGGGCGTCGCGGGAGATGAGTTCTACATCTCCATGCAGTGCGGCATCGAAGCGGCCGCGAAAGACGCCGGCGCCACGGTCACGGTGCAGGGTCCGGAGAAGTTCGACCCGACCCTGCAGAAGCCGATCGTCGACGCGATCGTCGCGTCCAAGCCCGACGCGCTGCTGATCGCCCCCACCGACGTGTCCGCGATGGAAGCACCCATCAAAGCCGCCGCCGACGCGGGCATCAAGGTCGTCCTGGTCGACACCACCCTGGAAGACCCCTCCATGGCCGTGTCGCAGATCTCCTCCGACAACAAGGGCGGCGGAGCGGCCGCGTTCGACGCGATCAAGGAAGCCCACCCCGAAGGCGGCAAGGTCCTCGTCGTGTCCGTGGACCCCGGCATCTCCACCACCGACGCCCGCGCCGAAGGATTCGAAGACGCCGTCAAGGGCGACTCCTCCTTCCAGTCCCTCGGGGTGCAGTACTCCCACAACGAACCCGCCACCGCCGCTGAGATCGTCACCGCCGCCCTCCAGAAAGACCCCGACATCGTCGGCATCTTCGCCGCGAACCTGTTCGCCGCCGAAGGCTCCGCGACCGGCGTCAAGCAGGCCGGGAAAGACGGCGCCGTGACCATCGTCGGCTTCGACGCCGGCCCCGCCCAGGTCCAGGCCCTCAAAGCCGGCACCGTCCAGGCCCTCGTCGCCCAGGAACCCGGCACCATCGGCAGCGACGGCGTCGCCCAAGCCCTCGCCGCACTCAACGGAGAAACCCCCGAAGCCACCATCCAGACCGGCTTCACCATCATCACCAAAGACAACGTCGACGGCGACGCCAAGAACGCCGTCTACCAATCCACCTGCGGATAACACCCCGCACGCACCAGCCGCCCGCGGGCGCCTCTCTCGCCGGAGGCGCCCGCGGGTTCCATATCTTCCAGGAGCACCCATGACCGCGCTGACCGCCGCCGCCCTCGACACCCTCGATGCCGCCGTGGAGGTGCCGGGCTACGACCGCTCCGCGGTCCGCACCCGCATCGTTCACTTCGGCGTCGGCGGCTTCCACCGCGCGCACGAGGCGATGTTCCTCGACCGAGTGCTCTCCGCGGGCTCCACCGATTGGGGCATCTGCGGCGTCGGCGTCATGCCGGCCGACCTCGCGATGCGCGACGTGCTCGCCGCGCAGGACGGCCTCTACACGCTGGTCACCACCGCCCCCGACGCGACGACGCGCGCCCGTGTCATCGGCTCCATCACCGAGTACCTCTACGCCCCGGACGACCCGGAGGCCGTGCTCGCGAAGCTCGCCGACCCCGAGACGCGCATCGTCTCGCTCACCATCACCGAGGGCGGCTACGGCGTCGACGACGCGACGGGTGCCTTCGCCCCGCAGGATGCCGCGACCCTCGCCGACCTCGCCGGCTCCCCCGTGCCCGCCAGCGTGCTGGGCTTCCTCGTCGAGGCGCTGCGGCGTCGCCGCGCCTCAGGCACCGCCCCCTTCACCGTCCTGTCGTGCGACAACATCCAGGGCAACGGGCACGTCGCCCGCACCGCCGTCCTCGGCTTCGCCGAGCGGAAGGATCCGGAGCTGGCGGCCTGGATC is part of the Microbacterium lemovicicum genome and encodes:
- a CDS encoding rhamnulokinase; translation: MTASAVRAVAAVDLGATSGRVMIGRFDGGMLRLEPVARFPNGPVAGQDGLHWDFSALYGHILDGLRLALEREPALESVGIDSWAVDYGLIRDGALVAEPFHYRDDRTARGVEAVHAVAPFDELYPRNGLQFLPFNTLYQFAADDRLTGSDVALLIPDLVAFLLTGRRGAERTNASTTGLLDVRTGAWDLGLAARLGIPASVLPAIVDPGTHIGDVSGVAATHVGAVLPVIAVGSHDTASAVAAVPLSSPDAAYISCGTWGLVGLELDAPVLSDAARAANFTNEGGVDGRVRFLHNVTGLWLLSETVRAWEDEDGSPVALPELLDAAAAVTGDVPLFDADDPRLAAPGDMPARIGAVLAEAGSPIPATRPGLARTIVESIAQAFADALATAALLTGRELDAVHLVGGGSLNRLLCQATADRSGLPVLAGPVEATALGNVLVQGRAQGWFGPDATLEDLRAVVTASVSLVRYEPRG
- the rhaS gene encoding rhamnose ABC transporter substrate-binding protein, with the translated sequence MKRTRRAGIAAALTLGVTLVAAGCAGGGGGTASGGGDAGGGDANLSITMLPKNLGNPYFDTSTGGAEDAAKEFGGTFDEVGPSEASPTSQVQYIQTAAQQGTGGLIVSANDPEALCDALDEARSADVKVVTFDSDTNPDCRDLFINQATSEGIAKVQVDLIAEQIGDAGQIAVLSASANATNQNAWIELMKTELADSHPDIELVEVVYGDDDDQTSFDKTAALLQTYPQLKGIVSPTTVGIAAAGRYLSTSEYKGKVALTGLGTPNQMREYVEDGTVTAFALWNPADLGYLAAFATQALITGEITGAEGDTFEAGKLGSFTVGEGGSVLLGDPFVFDADNIGEFDF
- a CDS encoding ABC transporter permease is translated as MTTLTENLPTRDYRAHARPAWRRVLLTRESAIIALLLIVVIVALASVRNFDSPLTVTYLLRDVAPILLIALPMTLIIITEEIDLSVASIVGLSSVMTGLLTQAGLPFPVAAVVAILVGTVAGAFNGFLVTVVGLPSLAVTIGTLALFRGIAVGLLGTTAITEFPEEWTDLAKANIPGTPIPVIIVPFAVLAIVFAVMLHFTPFGRSLYAIGLNKEAAQFSGIDVGRTKFLLFVMSGAMSGFAGVYFTLLYSNARGDNATGMELQIIAAVLLGGVSIFGGRGALHGVIAGVLLIGTLGSALRLAGVTSDIINVITGVLLIVSVVSASVLAWLHRRRVAAVGRRKGRRSAAAASTNP
- a CDS encoding ABC transporter permease; translation: MSAVTTPVRPGTSRAARMVRGIATTRETGIALALVLVVVAATAANSSFVFSNDGFRDLLLTPSLLLLVAVGQAIVVITRNVDLSVGSIVGLTAYLTGRLFIDLEGIPVILVFVAGVILGALLGAINGLLVAWAKVPALVITLGTLYIYRGLNVAWTGSDRINASDLPREFRGLGTDQLLGIPILTLIAVVVLIVAAWYLRNMRSGREFYAIGSDPAAAHLYGLKVTRRIITAFVVSGALSGLAGVLYAARYGTVSSSAGTGWELQAIGAAVIGGVAISGGVGTVWGAAIGAFLLLTINRALPILGIDDFWQRAVVGVLIIGSIVLDRILAVRQHRRLIAQREEGR
- a CDS encoding sugar ABC transporter ATP-binding protein, translated to MAVALDADPQDAQHALVLSRVVKSFGAVVALRSGSLTLDRGSIHALIGENGAGKSTLVKIIAGLYRRDAGEFLLEGASVDFTSTAQSKAAGIAVIYQEPTLFPDLSVTENIFMGRQPANRMGRIDRKAMRAEAAEIFQRLGVGLDPDRITEGLSIADQQIIEIAKAISLDARVLIMDEPTAALSGVEVERLFAVARSLRDEGRALLFISHRFDEVFALCDTVTVMRDGSYVDTTSIADTSVDELVRQMVGRDVTELYPKLSAEIGDVVLAVDGLTRRGVFNDISFTLRAGEIVGLAGLVGAGRSEVARAIFGVDPYESGSVTLHGALLPKGDPRKATARGIALVPEDRRKQGLVLEDGVSRNMTLAIRSKLSTWGLIWGARENQAAEVWASRLEVKTAALDAETGTLSGGNQQKVVIGKWLATEPTVLIVDEPTRGIDVGTKSEVHRLLSELAQQGLAILMISSELPEVLGMADRVLVMREGRLTGEFPRAEATPEAVMFAATADAEAAA